DNA from Clostridia bacterium:
TATAGCTCAGTAGCGACCGAGACAATGCGACCGCTCCAGACCCTCAACTGGGACGATGAGTACCGCCATAGCCGCAAACTCAATGTAGTCCATCTGCATGGCGTGGTAGACCAGGCCGCTCCGCGAAGGCTCGTGTTTTCGCTTCGGGAATACGCTGACTCCGCCGCCACCTCGGCGGCGTGGCCAGTGAACTTTCGTGATTCATACGGCAACGCTCCATTCGTCATCCTCGGGGCCCGGATGCGCGATGAGCCTGATATCGAAGCCGTGATCTCTCGCCGTCGACCGACTCACCCCGCCCCGAGCTTTTACGTATCTCGGACCATTTCGCCGGCAACCCGCACGGACTTAATACGGTGGGGATTGGTTCCCGTTGAATTATCGGCTGAAGACTTCGTACTTGAATGGGGCGAACTAAGTGGTCTCGATCTTGAGCAAGGCCTGCCCGGGGAGCAAGAACTCGGTATGCGAGTTGGGCAGCAGTTCACCGAATTAAAGCTATCACGAAAACCGGCGTTG
Protein-coding regions in this window:
- a CDS encoding SIR2 family protein is translated as MDSISPSDGKLPGSRQLIEQLCDKFRVVAEEQDLLWRVYDRAVEAAGETAVYAWLRRRFWNVKAPYWMEYYARSPWATVWTLNVDDTFESAYSSVATETMRPLQTLNWDDEYRHSRKLNVVHLHGVVDQAAPRRLVFSLREYADSAATSAAWPVNFRDSYGNAPFVILGARMRDEPDIEAVISRRRPTHPAPSFYVSRTISPATRTDLIRWGLVPVELSAEDFVLEWGELSGLDLEQGLPGEQELGMRVGQQFTELKLSRKPAL